Proteins encoded in a region of the Paenibacillus sp. E222 genome:
- a CDS encoding Ig-like domain-containing protein: MLKPRLTKYMVMMLVLVLSISNVGLAAAADKELSKIVVSKNELSLEVGDSSSVTVTGVYTDNTSANVTISSSWSSSDTSIATVYNGAITAKKEGTATITTSYLTQSQTVQVNVTKKVKALSKNVQSLDLRTGDSKDIILTATYSDNTTNADASKVAEWSSDDEKVATVVNGKVTGQSAGTAVITGKVGSQSVTVDVNVEVVKRVDVDKKQVNLLLNKSETVKLTATYPDGTTKDVTDLAEWTSSNEKVADVLKGEITGYSAGSTKITAKYGTKSVSVDVDVDLTSKLSVEKQSIFFRLSESNKTANVVLTASYPNSADVNVTDQATWTSSNEQVATVFKGQVTAIGAGSTTIKATYSGKTVEITVDVDTARYLDIAGVEDKLAMSVTGDNKTKKLVANAEYIDASTENVTSKATWTSSNADVVYVSGGELIAYKSGTATITAAYGGKTVKFTVNVDVPDKYEMDKKKGSVAVGGTLSVKVLAVYGDTSKDVSEDANWSSSSEKLAEVDSKGVVTGIATGKVTITAKIEGKTLTLPVEVGMASGLEADVNFVVLSSKETQQIVLTATDEDGLTKDVSSDATWKSSNSRVADVKKGVITANSSGKTNITAEYGSQKVTIAVEVDVISRIEASEPALSLKTGDSADLTVTAYLSDGSERDVTDKAEWKTNSYKVAQVTKGKVKATGSGKAKITAKYGSKTVTIAVDVDTLKYLQTDKVTLTMKPGDKATLVATATYLDGSEANVSKPALWKSSRIATASVKDGIIQANGKGKATITVTYAGVKTKVTVVVEAK; encoded by the coding sequence ATGTTAAAGCCAAGATTGACCAAGTACATGGTGATGATGCTGGTATTGGTGCTGAGTATTTCCAACGTAGGCTTGGCCGCTGCGGCAGATAAAGAACTGTCCAAAATTGTAGTTTCCAAAAATGAGCTGTCGCTCGAAGTGGGTGATTCCAGTTCGGTTACGGTGACAGGAGTATATACCGATAATACATCGGCTAACGTAACCATCAGTTCTTCCTGGAGCAGCAGTGATACTTCGATAGCGACTGTATATAATGGTGCCATTACTGCCAAAAAGGAAGGTACGGCAACCATTACAACGTCGTATCTGACTCAGAGTCAGACGGTTCAGGTGAATGTAACCAAAAAAGTCAAAGCCCTTTCCAAGAATGTGCAGTCGCTGGACTTGCGCACAGGAGATAGCAAAGACATTATTTTGACGGCAACTTACAGTGATAATACGACGAATGCAGATGCATCCAAAGTTGCCGAGTGGTCCTCTGATGACGAGAAAGTCGCAACGGTTGTGAATGGTAAAGTTACTGGGCAAAGCGCCGGAACAGCTGTCATCACAGGTAAAGTGGGCAGCCAAAGTGTGACTGTCGATGTTAACGTTGAGGTTGTTAAACGTGTGGATGTGGACAAGAAGCAGGTCAATCTGCTCTTGAACAAAAGCGAAACTGTAAAATTGACAGCCACCTATCCAGATGGCACAACCAAAGATGTAACGGATTTGGCAGAGTGGACGTCAAGTAATGAAAAAGTAGCAGATGTATTAAAAGGTGAAATCACAGGATACTCGGCAGGTTCTACTAAGATCACAGCCAAATACGGAACGAAATCCGTATCGGTAGATGTAGATGTGGATCTGACAAGCAAACTGAGTGTGGAGAAACAGAGCATTTTCTTCCGTCTGAGCGAGTCCAATAAAACGGCAAATGTAGTATTGACTGCCTCTTATCCAAATAGCGCTGATGTGAATGTAACGGATCAAGCGACATGGACATCCAGCAACGAGCAGGTAGCGACGGTATTCAAGGGACAAGTTACAGCGATTGGTGCGGGTTCTACGACAATCAAAGCAACGTATAGCGGCAAAACTGTAGAAATCACGGTTGACGTTGATACGGCAAGATATCTGGATATTGCAGGTGTCGAAGATAAACTGGCTATGAGCGTTACAGGTGATAACAAAACCAAGAAACTGGTAGCCAATGCAGAATATATTGATGCAAGTACAGAAAACGTAACTTCCAAAGCAACTTGGACATCCAGCAATGCGGATGTTGTATATGTATCTGGCGGCGAGCTGATCGCTTATAAATCGGGTACAGCAACCATCACTGCGGCATACGGCGGCAAAACCGTTAAATTCACAGTGAATGTAGATGTTCCGGACAAGTATGAAATGGACAAGAAAAAAGGTTCTGTAGCCGTTGGTGGTACATTGTCTGTGAAAGTATTGGCCGTATATGGTGATACATCCAAAGACGTGTCCGAAGATGCGAATTGGAGCAGCAGCAGTGAGAAACTCGCTGAAGTGGACAGCAAAGGTGTCGTGACAGGTATTGCAACAGGTAAAGTAACCATCACAGCCAAAATTGAAGGTAAAACGTTAACTCTGCCTGTTGAAGTAGGCATGGCTAGTGGGCTGGAGGCAGATGTGAACTTTGTGGTGTTGTCCTCCAAGGAAACACAACAAATCGTACTCACAGCTACGGATGAAGATGGCTTGACCAAGGATGTTTCATCCGATGCAACATGGAAATCAAGCAACTCCCGCGTGGCTGATGTGAAGAAAGGGGTTATCACTGCCAACAGCAGCGGTAAAACCAATATCACGGCTGAATATGGCTCCCAAAAAGTGACGATTGCGGTTGAAGTGGACGTTATTTCACGCATTGAAGCATCCGAACCGGCTCTTTCCCTGAAAACCGGTGATTCCGCTGATCTTACAGTTACTGCTTATCTGAGCGATGGCAGTGAGCGTGATGTCACGGACAAAGCGGAATGGAAAACCAACAGCTACAAAGTAGCTCAGGTAACTAAAGGTAAAGTAAAAGCGACAGGTTCAGGTAAAGCAAAAATTACAGCGAAGTACGGCAGCAAAACGGTAACCATTGCAGTCGATGTAGATACACTGAAATATTTGCAAACCGATAAAGTAACCCTGACCATGAAGCCTGGTGACAAGGCAACCCTGGTTGCTACAGCAACGTATCTCGATGGCAGCGAAGCGAACGTATCCAAGCCGGCACTTTGGAAATCTTCCCGTATTGCGACAGCATCGGTGAAAGATGGCATCATTCAGGCCAATGGTAAGGGTAAAGCAACCATTACCGTGACTTATGCAGGTGTGAAAACCAAAGTAACTGTAGTCGTTGAAGCGAAATAA
- a CDS encoding chromate transporter, which produces MSWKDYNGLVIGMVRTGILGYGGGPSVIPLIRYEAVTRYKWVSDDEFGEILAIANALPGPIATKMAAYLGYKTKGVLGAIVSVLAHILPTSIAIIALLGSMYALRESKIVAGMVAAVRPVIFVMLGMMAYEFAKKAWKGLGTTFAALFGVLAFVLLQLLDIHPGIVIAVFLGYGVFHLDVVQRFKSKGNSDKGVS; this is translated from the coding sequence ATGAGTTGGAAAGATTACAACGGTCTCGTCATTGGGATGGTACGAACCGGAATTTTGGGATATGGCGGCGGACCTTCGGTTATTCCGCTTATCCGTTATGAAGCCGTTACCCGCTATAAGTGGGTCAGCGATGATGAGTTTGGCGAGATTTTGGCCATTGCCAACGCCCTGCCTGGTCCTATTGCCACCAAGATGGCTGCGTATCTGGGGTATAAAACCAAAGGCGTGCTGGGCGCTATTGTGTCCGTTTTGGCCCACATTTTGCCGACGAGCATCGCCATCATTGCGCTGCTTGGCTCCATGTACGCGCTCCGCGAATCGAAAATCGTAGCAGGCATGGTGGCCGCTGTTCGCCCGGTTATTTTTGTCATGCTCGGCATGATGGCATACGAATTCGCCAAGAAAGCATGGAAGGGACTCGGTACAACCTTTGCCGCCCTGTTCGGTGTCCTTGCATTTGTGCTGCTGCAGCTGCTAGATATTCACCCCGGTATTGTGATTGCCGTCTTCCTTGGATATGGCGTCTTCCATCTGGATGTGGTCCAGCGTTTCAAATCCAAAGGCAATTCCGACAAGGGGGTGTCCTAA
- a CDS encoding class I SAM-dependent methyltransferase gives MNQPFDYKGYWEQTYSNGRTSGRGSYGALAEFKAEVVNGLIQRVGISSVIEFGCGDGNQLQYMNYNTYLGVDVAASSVRLCASKFANDTSKSFMLYTPGLWINRGFLQADLTVCLDVLYHITDETDFRNTLYDILHSTSEWVVLYTRLKENGNPGVSTIQDRNIFDYLFDYPEFKVHEIIPQRYPDQSSADFVILRRTPDIENKSV, from the coding sequence ATGAATCAGCCTTTTGATTACAAAGGATATTGGGAACAGACCTATAGCAATGGCAGGACATCCGGAAGAGGATCTTACGGGGCTTTGGCTGAATTCAAGGCAGAGGTAGTAAATGGACTGATTCAGCGTGTGGGTATTTCCAGCGTCATTGAATTTGGATGCGGTGATGGCAATCAACTGCAATATATGAACTATAATACGTATCTAGGTGTCGATGTAGCTGCCTCGTCGGTGCGTCTATGCGCCTCCAAATTTGCTAACGATACGTCCAAAAGTTTCATGTTATATACACCCGGTCTATGGATTAACCGTGGTTTCCTGCAAGCTGATCTCACCGTCTGTCTGGATGTACTCTATCATATTACGGATGAAACGGATTTTCGCAATACACTCTACGACATTCTGCACTCTACGTCAGAGTGGGTTGTGTTGTACACTCGTTTGAAAGAAAACGGTAATCCAGGGGTTAGCACCATTCAGGACCGGAATATTTTTGACTATCTGTTTGACTATCCCGAATTCAAGGTACATGAAATTATTCCTCAGCGATATCCCGATCAGTCCTCGGCCGATTTTGTCATTTTAAGACGCACACCCGACATCGAAAATAAATCGGTCTGA
- a CDS encoding glycosyl hydrolase codes for MSEYKAASTYPWKDVLENYRKLAEEAGPASSDGWNQARKLALVESVVRAYTPYQDSSGAIIDPFSEAERYYSTPAYAMAASVLVQAGHMDLLASAASALSHSIDVVVEGCAPDHHPDFFPVLMMRAYILLKPHLPEQAKVWAEALKKIQPEQDYVFTMSKMNNSNRMINWNAIMISGEYLRLREQLASEGTDWMDRYLNLYHLPRFTPLGLYQDGPLDRPNCPFSYDIATRYHLDVMIEAGYDGACAGELKEQLRHGAFSTLLTLSPLGEIPPRGRSSQHQWNEAAAAYVCSAHAAQALQAGDRVMAGAFARAANWCFEAVERWKMDDGRLKIVRNEYPPEARHGYEIYTNHTGYNLWTAAALAHACLSDPGEDVTEIYLPSEIGNRVLQADGWFETIIASVPGQQMILHTAMNDPYTVPGLVRIQQAGLPGLIGPSAAGHVQSGFTEFAEGEVGPLSYCPVWKTADGNWHSLAGGIPSGADYDRDAGINPADGGGSILLETLDQEVEDVSASTGGDDGKHLDQTNAFTVTWLGPLPGLNSLRTRYVQRAELLTVTYEFDGELEAVGALIPLMFNDGREQADITHSKQAVRSEYRGAYVESTVLDEGAIIHLKQQPVASRNGLLKEARMEVSGGRSITFTIRLGIVH; via the coding sequence GTGAGTGAGTATAAAGCCGCATCAACTTATCCATGGAAAGATGTACTCGAGAATTACCGTAAACTGGCGGAAGAGGCGGGGCCTGCCTCGTCAGATGGTTGGAATCAGGCTCGCAAATTGGCCCTTGTGGAGAGTGTTGTTCGGGCTTATACACCATACCAGGACAGTAGTGGCGCCATTATTGATCCGTTCTCGGAGGCGGAGCGATATTATTCCACACCAGCTTATGCAATGGCTGCATCAGTTCTTGTTCAAGCGGGACATATGGATCTGCTTGCTTCGGCCGCCTCGGCCCTGTCACACAGCATCGATGTTGTTGTGGAGGGTTGTGCACCGGATCATCATCCGGACTTTTTTCCTGTGTTGATGATGAGAGCTTACATCCTGTTGAAGCCGCATTTGCCTGAGCAAGCAAAGGTCTGGGCAGAGGCCCTCAAGAAGATACAGCCTGAACAAGATTATGTTTTTACAATGAGCAAAATGAACAATTCCAATCGCATGATCAACTGGAACGCCATCATGATCTCCGGAGAATATCTGCGCTTGAGGGAGCAGCTTGCCAGTGAGGGTACGGATTGGATGGATCGGTATCTGAATCTGTATCATCTGCCACGATTTACGCCGCTTGGACTATATCAGGACGGGCCGCTGGACCGACCGAATTGTCCATTTTCCTATGATATTGCAACACGCTATCATCTGGATGTCATGATTGAAGCGGGATATGACGGGGCGTGTGCTGGTGAGTTGAAGGAACAATTACGTCATGGTGCATTCAGTACGCTGCTTACACTTTCACCGCTGGGGGAGATTCCGCCGCGGGGACGCAGCTCCCAACATCAATGGAATGAAGCGGCAGCAGCCTACGTATGTTCTGCCCATGCAGCACAGGCATTACAGGCTGGAGATCGGGTGATGGCTGGGGCGTTCGCTCGTGCGGCCAATTGGTGTTTCGAAGCGGTGGAGCGTTGGAAGATGGATGATGGGCGTCTGAAAATAGTTCGCAACGAGTATCCCCCTGAGGCGCGTCATGGCTACGAAATCTATACGAATCATACGGGTTATAATCTGTGGACGGCAGCAGCGCTGGCCCATGCCTGCCTTAGCGATCCTGGTGAAGATGTAACGGAAATATACCTTCCTTCTGAGATAGGCAACCGAGTGTTGCAGGCCGATGGATGGTTTGAAACGATTATCGCCTCTGTACCAGGTCAACAAATGATTCTGCATACGGCCATGAATGATCCATACACGGTTCCCGGTCTCGTGCGTATACAACAGGCGGGATTGCCGGGGCTGATCGGTCCATCGGCAGCTGGACATGTGCAATCCGGATTCACGGAGTTTGCGGAAGGGGAAGTTGGTCCGTTGAGCTATTGTCCTGTCTGGAAGACGGCAGATGGGAACTGGCACAGTCTTGCCGGGGGCATTCCGTCAGGTGCTGACTATGACAGGGATGCAGGGATTAATCCTGCCGACGGCGGAGGTTCGATTTTGCTTGAAACGCTAGATCAAGAGGTCGAAGATGTTTCTGCCTCTACAGGGGGAGATGACGGGAAGCATCTGGATCAGACCAATGCATTTACAGTGACATGGCTCGGCCCACTACCCGGGCTCAATTCACTGCGAACCCGTTATGTACAGCGGGCGGAGTTGCTTACTGTGACCTATGAATTCGACGGTGAGCTTGAGGCGGTGGGGGCACTCATTCCATTGATGTTCAATGATGGACGCGAGCAGGCTGACATCACTCATTCCAAGCAGGCTGTGCGCAGCGAGTACCGGGGAGCTTATGTGGAATCCACCGTGCTGGATGAAGGAGCCATCATTCATCTTAAGCAACAGCCGGTGGCATCCCGCAATGGGCTGCTGAAGGAAGCACGGATGGAAGTGAGCGGTGGACGAAGTATAACGTTTACGATCAGATTGGGTATCGTGCATTGA
- a CDS encoding Lrp/AsnC family transcriptional regulator, whose product MSEKRSSKGGEIPQMHNLDTIDRKIIAALHQNSRISYTDLGAQIGLSRVAVQARINALSEKGIIERFTVVLNPGKVGLQVSAFFNVDVEPLFLDEVAAKLDEEPAVTSLYHMTGPSTLHMHGIFADMEEMEQFLLEKLYKMPGIVKVESQLLLKRYKSRMGMRL is encoded by the coding sequence ATGTCAGAGAAACGCTCCTCCAAAGGGGGAGAAATTCCGCAAATGCACAATCTGGATACAATCGATCGTAAAATCATTGCCGCCCTTCACCAAAATAGCCGGATATCTTACACCGATCTGGGTGCACAGATCGGTTTGTCCCGTGTGGCCGTTCAGGCTCGCATTAATGCCTTATCCGAAAAGGGAATCATTGAACGCTTCACTGTGGTTCTCAATCCGGGCAAAGTTGGACTCCAGGTCTCTGCCTTTTTCAATGTCGATGTAGAACCGCTATTTCTGGATGAAGTGGCCGCGAAACTGGACGAAGAACCCGCAGTAACCAGCCTCTATCATATGACAGGCCCGAGTACCCTGCACATGCATGGTATTTTTGCAGATATGGAAGAGATGGAGCAGTTCCTGCTGGAGAAGCTCTACAAGATGCCCGGCATCGTCAAGGTAGAGTCACAGCTGTTGTTAAAACGATATAAAAGCCGAATGGGCATGAGACTCTAG
- a CDS encoding SGNH/GDSL hydrolase family protein yields the protein MSTHSSVILFQGDSITDGGRSRNDDPNHFLGHGYAYLISSKLGVELAAKQPTFYNRGISGDRASDLYARWNEDTFSLKPDLISILIGVNDAWRTMNGEPSGVTDRLGRAYRHLLEETREVMPNTGLVLMEPFILKTGATVELWDTWQERIGQYQNLVRELASEFGAVWVPLQQTFNDALEQADAAYWLWDGVHPTAAGHELIARQWLSVVQNSPLAIG from the coding sequence ATGAGTACACATTCATCCGTTATACTTTTTCAGGGAGACTCCATTACAGATGGGGGAAGATCGCGCAATGATGATCCGAATCATTTTCTCGGGCATGGCTATGCGTATCTGATCTCAAGCAAACTGGGTGTGGAACTGGCAGCCAAGCAGCCAACGTTCTACAACAGAGGAATTAGCGGGGACCGCGCTTCCGATCTGTATGCACGTTGGAACGAGGATACCTTTAGTTTGAAGCCGGATCTGATCAGTATTCTAATTGGTGTTAATGATGCATGGCGTACCATGAATGGCGAACCTAGTGGTGTGACGGATCGTCTTGGACGTGCATATCGTCATTTGCTGGAGGAGACACGCGAAGTGATGCCGAATACTGGGTTGGTTTTAATGGAGCCGTTCATTCTTAAAACCGGAGCTACAGTGGAGCTTTGGGACACATGGCAGGAGCGTATCGGGCAGTATCAAAATCTGGTCCGTGAACTCGCAAGTGAGTTCGGGGCCGTCTGGGTACCTTTGCAGCAAACGTTCAACGATGCTCTCGAACAAGCTGACGCTGCCTACTGGTTATGGGATGGTGTGCATCCAACTGCAGCGGGTCATGAGCTGATTGCACGTCAGTGGCTGTCTGTTGTACAGAATTCTCCACTTGCGATTGGTTAA
- a CDS encoding heparinase II/III family protein, translating into MENTNQSKANSFTMPDPAVIQQAVHRMVQDRKRSQQVLLASAAPSICSIDAIGKALLQPELASFYTDLSSYGERALNESLPSLSFGLYRKFGDIGERKLYEDAYFERRGRLAAIALLAVDLNAPRWIETLENMLWDVCGEYTWCLPAHLGSGGVEQVNGNIDLFAAETVHMLAEIVTIHADRLDPRIIQRIRSEAERRIFTPLYREQRTYHWQDAEHNWSAVCSGCCGMAGLLLLEEEAILTESVGQTIRSMQAFLSGYGMDGGCAEGIGYWVYGFGYFVYYADMLREYSEGKLDLLSGSKIAAIAAFPLRVHLSGGTFVNYSDSAEQQEIPSGLLSLLASRFGIQVDLPFHIPLFINDPCHRWAHLLRNVMWSSPAMYLQEVGAVPAERGIILEDLGWMIAKGALDSPSADLTRDEPLAIAFSIKAGHNEEPHNHNDLGQFMIHCGGENILCDPGAGLYTQAYFAPGREQLFHISSSGHSVPRIEGKEQSSGREAQAQILEAKVSDDDRTLEARLELTAAYPEATLLACYTRQLHWSSSANDVGSVAELRLKDRFQWKNRAASSSGTLHSVGELHRPSVTERFMSRKVPEKVHEGQIQWHGERATVCMTYDANQWQADIEVIHTVDHDNVPVTFYRTSLEWREQLDNSFAGSEEIDLSETVCELKFTIEPK; encoded by the coding sequence ATGGAAAACACCAATCAAAGTAAAGCCAATTCCTTCACCATGCCGGATCCTGCAGTCATTCAACAGGCAGTACATCGGATGGTACAAGACAGAAAGAGGAGCCAGCAGGTTCTGCTTGCTTCAGCAGCACCCTCAATCTGCTCTATCGATGCCATTGGAAAGGCATTATTGCAACCAGAGCTAGCTTCTTTTTACACAGATCTGAGCAGCTATGGGGAACGTGCCCTGAACGAAAGCTTGCCTTCGCTGTCATTCGGTCTTTATCGGAAGTTTGGGGATATAGGGGAACGAAAGTTGTATGAGGATGCGTATTTTGAACGCAGGGGACGTCTTGCGGCAATAGCGCTGCTCGCTGTGGATTTGAATGCGCCGAGATGGATAGAGACATTGGAAAATATGTTGTGGGATGTATGTGGTGAGTATACATGGTGTTTGCCTGCACATTTGGGTTCGGGGGGAGTGGAACAGGTCAACGGTAATATCGATCTGTTTGCCGCGGAGACGGTACATATGCTGGCCGAAATCGTAACAATTCACGCGGATCGACTGGATCCACGTATCATCCAGCGGATTAGGTCTGAGGCCGAGCGGCGCATCTTCACACCGCTCTATCGGGAACAACGTACCTATCACTGGCAAGATGCAGAGCATAACTGGTCTGCTGTGTGCAGCGGATGCTGTGGCATGGCTGGATTATTACTGCTGGAGGAAGAAGCGATTCTGACGGAATCGGTTGGTCAGACGATTCGTTCCATGCAGGCATTTCTGAGTGGATATGGCATGGATGGCGGCTGTGCAGAAGGCATTGGTTACTGGGTGTATGGGTTCGGCTATTTCGTCTATTATGCCGACATGCTGCGTGAATACAGTGAAGGTAAGTTGGATCTGCTGAGTGGTTCGAAAATAGCGGCGATAGCAGCCTTTCCACTGCGGGTACATCTGTCAGGAGGAACCTTCGTGAATTATTCGGATAGTGCGGAGCAGCAAGAGATTCCTTCGGGCTTGCTCTCACTTCTGGCATCTCGTTTCGGTATACAGGTGGATCTTCCGTTTCATATCCCTTTGTTTATCAATGATCCCTGTCATCGTTGGGCTCACCTGCTGCGTAACGTGATGTGGAGCAGTCCGGCAATGTACCTTCAAGAAGTGGGGGCTGTTCCGGCGGAACGAGGGATCATTTTGGAAGATTTGGGCTGGATGATTGCGAAGGGAGCACTTGATTCTCCAAGCGCAGATCTTACCAGAGATGAACCTCTCGCTATTGCCTTTTCCATCAAGGCCGGGCATAACGAGGAACCCCATAACCATAATGATCTTGGGCAATTTATGATCCATTGTGGTGGCGAAAATATTCTTTGTGATCCGGGAGCAGGGCTGTATACACAAGCCTATTTTGCTCCGGGCAGAGAGCAGTTGTTCCACATTAGCTCGTCCGGGCATAGCGTGCCCCGGATTGAGGGGAAGGAGCAGAGCTCGGGGCGTGAGGCGCAAGCACAGATCCTTGAGGCGAAGGTTTCGGACGATGACCGTACACTGGAAGCCCGTTTGGAACTGACAGCAGCTTATCCTGAAGCAACTTTGCTCGCTTGTTATACACGCCAGCTGCATTGGAGCAGTTCTGCTAATGATGTCGGGAGCGTGGCAGAACTTCGTCTGAAGGATCGATTTCAATGGAAAAACAGAGCGGCGTCTTCATCAGGCACGTTACATTCGGTGGGAGAATTGCACCGGCCGAGTGTGACGGAGCGGTTTATGAGCAGAAAGGTACCTGAGAAGGTACATGAGGGGCAGATTCAATGGCATGGCGAGAGAGCAACGGTATGTATGACGTACGATGCAAATCAGTGGCAGGCGGATATAGAGGTCATTCATACGGTTGATCATGACAATGTGCCAGTTACATTCTATCGGACATCACTTGAATGGCGAGAGCAGTTGGATAACTCCTTTGCAGGAAGTGAGGAAATTGATCTATCGGAGACGGTGTGTGAGCTGAAGTTCACGATTGAACCAAAGTGA
- a CDS encoding glycoside hydrolase family 88 protein: MNTSTSVKWLEEAWRQGAAKTIRNAKRIKDTFPHTAPQGIYDRNDPEWWTAGFWPGLLWLVYGESPENQAVAPLTRIAESCERQLEGCLRDPESVDHDLGFIWLLSGVANYRQTGSADGRRRGMLAANLLAARFNVRGEFIRAWNFSSSTMDTRGVAIIDSMMNLPLLYWASEQSGDPRFRCLAQAHADTVAREFVRADGSICHVVEFDPLTGQKLQEHGGQGHAPGSAWARGTAWALHGFALSFRYTGEARYLETAERAADFFLAMLGEEIVPVWDFRAPAEHQVAWDSSASAIAASGLLELAKLSPRGEQYAAAAERILRGLHENYSSGETAAEEGLIMQGTVHYPEGRGLNVPIIYGDYFYMEALAKLRGRPGLF, from the coding sequence ATGAATACATCAACATCTGTGAAATGGCTGGAGGAAGCATGGCGGCAAGGAGCAGCCAAAACGATTCGCAACGCGAAGCGCATCAAGGATACATTTCCGCACACCGCCCCGCAGGGCATATATGACCGGAATGATCCCGAATGGTGGACCGCCGGCTTCTGGCCGGGGCTGTTATGGCTTGTCTATGGCGAGTCACCGGAAAACCAAGCTGTCGCTCCGTTAACCCGCATTGCCGAAAGTTGTGAACGGCAATTGGAAGGTTGTCTGCGTGATCCCGAATCGGTGGATCACGATCTTGGGTTCATCTGGCTGCTTAGTGGCGTAGCCAACTACCGCCAGACCGGCAGCGCAGATGGTCGGCGGCGGGGCATGCTCGCCGCCAATCTGCTCGCTGCCCGCTTTAACGTGCGCGGTGAATTCATCCGCGCCTGGAACTTCAGCTCGTCAACCATGGATACGCGCGGCGTAGCCATCATTGACAGCATGATGAACCTGCCGCTGCTCTACTGGGCATCCGAGCAGAGCGGCGACCCGCGCTTCCGCTGCCTGGCGCAAGCGCATGCGGACACCGTGGCGCGCGAATTCGTCCGCGCTGACGGGTCCATCTGCCACGTGGTGGAGTTCGATCCACTCACGGGGCAGAAGCTGCAGGAGCATGGCGGGCAGGGCCATGCTCCAGGTTCCGCCTGGGCGCGGGGTACCGCCTGGGCGTTGCACGGGTTTGCGCTGTCTTTCCGGTATACGGGCGAAGCACGCTATCTGGAGACAGCGGAGCGGGCGGCCGATTTCTTCCTCGCCATGCTTGGCGAAGAGATCGTGCCGGTGTGGGATTTCCGCGCACCTGCCGAGCATCAGGTGGCGTGGGACTCGTCCGCTTCGGCAATTGCCGCAAGCGGACTGTTGGAGCTGGCGAAGCTGTCGCCGCGCGGCGAGCAATATGCGGCCGCGGCAGAGCGAATCCTTCGCGGGCTGCATGAGAACTACAGCTCCGGTGAGACGGCAGCGGAAGAAGGTCTAATCATGCAGGGCACGGTGCATTATCCAGAGGGTCGTGGCTTGAATGTGCCGATTATATACGGCGATTATTTCTATATGGAGGCGCTGGCGAAGCTGCGTGGACGTCCAGGTTTATTTTAG
- a CDS encoding chromate transporter, translating to MLQTWWELFWGFFVANILGYGGGPASIPLMQEEVVNHYKWMTTEQFGDVLAIGNALPGPIATKIAAFVGYQVAGWFGAFIASFATVVPSAVALILLLRLLNKHRTSPKVKGMTLLVQPVIAVLMILLTWEFGQVSTNSIGIWQTLIIAGISLWVMTKTKLHPAILIVIAFAYGALVLSHTM from the coding sequence ATGCTTCAGACATGGTGGGAATTGTTTTGGGGATTTTTTGTAGCCAATATCTTGGGATACGGGGGCGGCCCCGCCTCCATTCCGTTAATGCAGGAAGAAGTGGTCAACCACTACAAGTGGATGACCACCGAGCAATTCGGTGATGTACTCGCCATCGGTAATGCACTTCCCGGTCCAATCGCGACCAAAATTGCCGCATTTGTCGGTTATCAGGTAGCTGGCTGGTTTGGCGCCTTCATCGCCAGTTTTGCCACCGTTGTACCTTCGGCTGTCGCGTTAATTCTGCTGCTTCGTTTACTGAACAAGCATCGTACTTCACCAAAGGTGAAAGGGATGACGCTGCTCGTACAACCGGTTATTGCTGTACTTATGATCTTACTTACATGGGAATTCGGTCAGGTATCCACCAATTCCATCGGCATTTGGCAGACATTGATCATTGCAGGGATCTCGCTCTGGGTCATGACCAAGACCAAGCTGCATCCAGCCATACTCATCGTCATTGCTTTTGCATACGGAGCGTTGGTTCTGTCTCATACGATGTAA